A window of the Hordeum vulgare subsp. vulgare chromosome 5H, MorexV3_pseudomolecules_assembly, whole genome shotgun sequence genome harbors these coding sequences:
- the LOC123397477 gene encoding horcolin-like, producing the protein MSKPVKIGLWGGVGGQPRDVRHAPHRLARVEISGADAIHSIKFTYEDHAGDQHVEGVWGAPSGKKHTLDLEDTEYVTEISGTYGRWGSVSSIVTSLKFVTNNGQTIECGIAGSGGSFHVPVTHGGQITGFFGRVGDLIDAIGIYILP; encoded by the exons ATG AGCAAGCCTGTGAAGATTGGTCTATGGGGTGGAGTCGGAGGCCAGCCTCGTGACGTCAGACACGCTCCCCACCGACTAGCCCGGGTGGAAATTTCTGGTGCAGACGCAATCCACTCCATCAAGTTTACATATGAGGATCATGCCGGGGATCAGCATGTAGAGGGAGTATGGGGAGCTCCTAGTGGGAAGAAGCACACG TTGGACCTTGAAGACACGGAATATGTGACTGAAATTTCAGGAACCTATGGTAGATGGGGTAGTGTGTCGTCAATAGTGACGTCTCTCAAATTTGTTACAAACAATGGACAGACTATAGAATGTGGTATTGCTGGTTCCGGGGGTTCCTTTCATGTCCCAGTGACTCATGGCGGCCAGATCACCGGTTTCTTTGGACGTGTTGGGGATCTAATTGATGCCATTGGAATCTACATTCTTCCATGA